A window of Stutzerimonas stutzeri genomic DNA:
GCTCGACGATGGCACGCTGACCCGATTCGGCCCGATGTTCGACATCGACCGCCTTGGCGGTTCCTTCACCCTGGCGGCGTTATCGGTGCCGGAAGAGCGCTTCGACGAGGTTGCTGCGCAGCTCGGAGCGATGCCGGAGGTCGCTCACAACTATCGCCGCGAGCACCGTTGGAACATGTGGTTCGTGCTCGGTTGCGAAACGCCACAGGGCATCGCCGAGAGCATTGCGCGCATCGAGGTCGAGACTGGCCTGGCGGTGCTGAATCTG
This region includes:
- a CDS encoding Lrp/AsnC family transcriptional regulator, encoding MDDFDRQLINRLQHGLPLVRHPWEALANELGSTSEALRERVQALLDDGTLTRFGPMFDIDRLGGSFTLAALSVPEERFDEVAAQLGAMPEVAHNYRREHRWNMWFVLGCETPQGIAESIARIEVETGLAVLNLPKEETFHVGLHFPV